The following are encoded together in the Drosophila sechellia strain sech25 chromosome 3R, ASM438219v1, whole genome shotgun sequence genome:
- the LOC6614002 gene encoding protein transport protein Sec23A isoform X1: MTTYEEFIQQNEDRDGVRLTWNVWPSSRIEASRLVVPLACLYQPLKERPDLPPIQYEPVLCTRSNCRAILNPLCQVDYRAKLWVCNFCFQRNPFPPQYAAISEQHQPAELIPGFSTIEYTITRAPTMPPVFIFLVDTCMDEDELDALKDSLQMSLSLLPTNALVGLITFGKMIQVHELGAEGCSKSYVFRGTKDLTAKQVQDMLGIGRGAAPGPQQQHQLPGQPAGAAAPVPPAHRFLQPIGQCDAALGDLLSELQRDPWPVPQGKRYLRSTGAALSIAVGLLECTYPNTGGRIMTFVGGPCSQGPGQVVDDELKHPIRSHHDIHKDNVRFMKKAIKHYDALALRAATNGHSVDIYSCALDQTGLLEMKQLCNSTGGHMVMGDSFNSSLFKQTFQRVFARDGRNDLKMAFNATLEVKCSRELKISGGIGSCVSLNVKSPSVSDVEIGMGNTVQWKLCTLNPSSTVAYFFEVVNQHAAPIPQGGRGCIQFITQYQHPSGQRRIRVTTLARNWADATSNVHHISAGFDQEAAAVLMARMVVYRAETDEGPDILRWVDRQLIRLCQKFGEYSKDDPNSFRLSQNFSLFPQFMYHLRRSQFLQVFNNSPDETTFYRHMLMREDLTQSLIMIQPILYSYSFNGPPEPVLLDTASIQADRILLMDTFFQILIYHGETIAQWRALKYQDMPEYENFKQLLQAPVDDAQEILQTRFPMPRYIDTEHGGSQARFLLSKVNPSQTHNNMYAYGQAPIGQVTDGGAPVLTDDVSLQLFMEHLKKLAVSTTT, encoded by the exons ATGACCACCTACGAGGAGTTCATCCAGCAGAACGAGGACCGCGACGGAGTGCGTCTGACGTGGAATGTGTGGCCCTCAAGTCGCATCGAAGCCAGTCGGCTGGTAGTGCCCCTAGCTTGTCTTTACCAGCCTTTGAAGGAGCGCCCCGACCTGCCGCCTATTCAGTATGAGCCGGTCTTGTGCACCCGCAGCAACTGCAGGGCCATCCTGAATCCACTGTGCCAGGTGGACTACCGTGCCAAGTTGTGGGTGTGCAACTTCTGTTTTCAGCGCAATCCG TTTCCCCCTCAATATGCTGCCATTTCCGAACAGCACCAACCAGCGGAGCTGATTCCGGGATTCAGCACTATTGAGTATACTATTACGCGGGCCCCCACCATGCCTCCCGTCTTCATTTTCCTGGTTGACACCTGCATGGACGAGGACGAGCTGGACGCCCTGAAAGATTCGCTGCAAATGTCGCTAAGTCTGCTGCCAACCAACGCTCTCGTGGGTCTGATAACCTTCGGAAAAATGATACAGGTGCACGAGCTGGGCGCCGAGGGCTGCTCTAAGAGCTACGTGTTTCGCGGCACCAAGGACCTGACTGCCAAGCAGGTGCAGGACATGCTCGGAATCGGGCGTGGAGCGGCTCCGGggccgcagcaacagcatcagctGCCCGGCCAGCCGGCTGGAGCGGCGGCCCCTGTGCCGCCCGCCCATCGCTTCCTGCAACCGATCGGCCAGTGCGACGCCGCGCTTGGCGATCTGCTTAGCGAGTTGCAGCGCGATCCTTGGCCGGTGCCGCAGGGCAAGCGTTACCTGCGCTCCACTGGCGCTGCTCTCTCTATTGCGGTGGGCCTGTTGGAGTGCACCTACCCCAATACGGGCGGTCGCATCATGACATTCGTGGGTGGCCCTTGCTCCCAGGGCCCCGGCCAGGTGGTCGACGACGAGCTAAAGCACCCGATTCGTTCGCATCACGACATCCACAAGGACAACGTGCGGTTTATGAAGAAGGCTATCAAACACTATGATGCCTTGGCCTTGCGGGCAGCCACCAACGGGCATAGTGTCGACATATACTCGTGTGCCCTGGATCAAACCGGCCTGCTGGAGATGAAGCAGCTATGCAACTCCACTGGCGGTCACATGGTCATGGGCGATTCGTTCAACTCATCGCTCTTCAAGCAGACATTCCAACGCGTGTTCGCACGTGATGGTCGCAACGACTTGAAGATGGCCTTCAATGCCACGCTGGAGGTGAAGTGCTCGCGCGAGCTAAAGATCTCCGGTGGGATCGGCTCGTGTGTGTCGCTGAATGTGAAGAGCCCGTCGGTGTCGGATGTGGAGATCGGCATGGGCAACACGGTGCAGTGGAAGCTGTGCACACTGAATCCCAGCTCCACCGTAGCCTACTTCTTTGAGGTGGTCAACCAGCATGCAGCCCCCATTCCACAGGGCGGGCGTGGCTGCATACAGTTCATTACGCAGTACCAGCACCCAAGTGGACAGCGGCGAATCCGAGTTACCACACTGGCTAGAAA TTGGGCCGATGCCACCTCGAACGTGCACCACATCAGCGCCGGCTTCGATCAGGAGGCTGCCGCAGTTCTAATGGCCCGTATGGTCGTCTATCGTGCGGAGACTGACGAAGGACCCGACATTCTGCGCTGGGTCGATCGTCAGTTGATTCGTCTG TGCCAAAAGTTTGGCGAGTATTCAAAGGACGATCCCAACAGCTTCAGGCTGTCGCAAAACTTTAGCCTATTCCCGCAATTCATGTACCACCTGCGCCGCTCGCAGTTCCTGCAGGTCTTCAACAACTCGCCCGACGAGACCACATTCTATCGACACATGCTAATGCGCGAGGACCTCACCCAATCGCTGATCATGATCCAGCCTATTCTCTACAGCTACTCGTTCAACGGCCCTCCAGAACCGGTCCTCCTCGATACGGCTTCCATCCAGGCGGATCGCATCCTCCTGATGGACACGTTCTTTCAGATTCTGATTTATCACGGCGAGACCATCGCCCAGTGGCGAGCCCTCAAATACCAGGACATGCCCGAGTATGAGAACTTCAAGCAGCTGCTCCAAGCGCCGGTGGACGACGCGCAAGAGATTCTCCAGACGCGCTTCCCCATGCCGCGCTACATCGACACGGAGCACGGCGGATCCCAGGCCCGCTTCCTGCTGTCCAAGGTCAATCCCTCGCAGACGCACAACAACATGTACGCCTACGGGCAG GCGCCCATTGGTCAAGTCACG GATGGCGGGGCTCCAGTGCTCACGGATGACGTTTCGCTGCAGCTGTTCATGGAGCACCTCAAGAAGCTGGCTGTGTCCACCACCACATAA
- the LOC6614002 gene encoding protein transport protein Sec23A isoform X2, translated as MTTYEEFIQQNEDRDGVRLTWNVWPSSRIEASRLVVPLACLYQPLKERPDLPPIQYEPVLCTRSNCRAILNPLCQVDYRAKLWVCNFCFQRNPFPPQYAAISEQHQPAELIPGFSTIEYTITRAPTMPPVFIFLVDTCMDEDELDALKDSLQMSLSLLPTNALVGLITFGKMIQVHELGAEGCSKSYVFRGTKDLTAKQVQDMLGIGRGAAPGPQQQHQLPGQPAGAAAPVPPAHRFLQPIGQCDAALGDLLSELQRDPWPVPQGKRYLRSTGAALSIAVGLLECTYPNTGGRIMTFVGGPCSQGPGQVVDDELKHPIRSHHDIHKDNVRFMKKAIKHYDALALRAATNGHSVDIYSCALDQTGLLEMKQLCNSTGGHMVMGDSFNSSLFKQTFQRVFARDGRNDLKMAFNATLEVKCSRELKISGGIGSCVSLNVKSPSVSDVEIGMGNTVQWKLCTLNPSSTVAYFFEVVNQHAAPIPQGGRGCIQFITQYQHPSGQRRIRVTTLARNWADATSNVHHISAGFDQEAAAVLMARMVVYRAETDEGPDILRWVDRQLIRLCQKFGEYSKDDPNSFRLSQNFSLFPQFMYHLRRSQFLQVFNNSPDETTFYRHMLMREDLTQSLIMIQPILYSYSFNGPPEPVLLDTASIQADRILLMDTFFQILIYHGETIAQWRALKYQDMPEYENFKQLLQAPVDDAQEILQTRFPMPRYIDTEHGGSQARFLLSKVNPSQTHNNMYAYGQDGGAPVLTDDVSLQLFMEHLKKLAVSTTT; from the exons ATGACCACCTACGAGGAGTTCATCCAGCAGAACGAGGACCGCGACGGAGTGCGTCTGACGTGGAATGTGTGGCCCTCAAGTCGCATCGAAGCCAGTCGGCTGGTAGTGCCCCTAGCTTGTCTTTACCAGCCTTTGAAGGAGCGCCCCGACCTGCCGCCTATTCAGTATGAGCCGGTCTTGTGCACCCGCAGCAACTGCAGGGCCATCCTGAATCCACTGTGCCAGGTGGACTACCGTGCCAAGTTGTGGGTGTGCAACTTCTGTTTTCAGCGCAATCCG TTTCCCCCTCAATATGCTGCCATTTCCGAACAGCACCAACCAGCGGAGCTGATTCCGGGATTCAGCACTATTGAGTATACTATTACGCGGGCCCCCACCATGCCTCCCGTCTTCATTTTCCTGGTTGACACCTGCATGGACGAGGACGAGCTGGACGCCCTGAAAGATTCGCTGCAAATGTCGCTAAGTCTGCTGCCAACCAACGCTCTCGTGGGTCTGATAACCTTCGGAAAAATGATACAGGTGCACGAGCTGGGCGCCGAGGGCTGCTCTAAGAGCTACGTGTTTCGCGGCACCAAGGACCTGACTGCCAAGCAGGTGCAGGACATGCTCGGAATCGGGCGTGGAGCGGCTCCGGggccgcagcaacagcatcagctGCCCGGCCAGCCGGCTGGAGCGGCGGCCCCTGTGCCGCCCGCCCATCGCTTCCTGCAACCGATCGGCCAGTGCGACGCCGCGCTTGGCGATCTGCTTAGCGAGTTGCAGCGCGATCCTTGGCCGGTGCCGCAGGGCAAGCGTTACCTGCGCTCCACTGGCGCTGCTCTCTCTATTGCGGTGGGCCTGTTGGAGTGCACCTACCCCAATACGGGCGGTCGCATCATGACATTCGTGGGTGGCCCTTGCTCCCAGGGCCCCGGCCAGGTGGTCGACGACGAGCTAAAGCACCCGATTCGTTCGCATCACGACATCCACAAGGACAACGTGCGGTTTATGAAGAAGGCTATCAAACACTATGATGCCTTGGCCTTGCGGGCAGCCACCAACGGGCATAGTGTCGACATATACTCGTGTGCCCTGGATCAAACCGGCCTGCTGGAGATGAAGCAGCTATGCAACTCCACTGGCGGTCACATGGTCATGGGCGATTCGTTCAACTCATCGCTCTTCAAGCAGACATTCCAACGCGTGTTCGCACGTGATGGTCGCAACGACTTGAAGATGGCCTTCAATGCCACGCTGGAGGTGAAGTGCTCGCGCGAGCTAAAGATCTCCGGTGGGATCGGCTCGTGTGTGTCGCTGAATGTGAAGAGCCCGTCGGTGTCGGATGTGGAGATCGGCATGGGCAACACGGTGCAGTGGAAGCTGTGCACACTGAATCCCAGCTCCACCGTAGCCTACTTCTTTGAGGTGGTCAACCAGCATGCAGCCCCCATTCCACAGGGCGGGCGTGGCTGCATACAGTTCATTACGCAGTACCAGCACCCAAGTGGACAGCGGCGAATCCGAGTTACCACACTGGCTAGAAA TTGGGCCGATGCCACCTCGAACGTGCACCACATCAGCGCCGGCTTCGATCAGGAGGCTGCCGCAGTTCTAATGGCCCGTATGGTCGTCTATCGTGCGGAGACTGACGAAGGACCCGACATTCTGCGCTGGGTCGATCGTCAGTTGATTCGTCTG TGCCAAAAGTTTGGCGAGTATTCAAAGGACGATCCCAACAGCTTCAGGCTGTCGCAAAACTTTAGCCTATTCCCGCAATTCATGTACCACCTGCGCCGCTCGCAGTTCCTGCAGGTCTTCAACAACTCGCCCGACGAGACCACATTCTATCGACACATGCTAATGCGCGAGGACCTCACCCAATCGCTGATCATGATCCAGCCTATTCTCTACAGCTACTCGTTCAACGGCCCTCCAGAACCGGTCCTCCTCGATACGGCTTCCATCCAGGCGGATCGCATCCTCCTGATGGACACGTTCTTTCAGATTCTGATTTATCACGGCGAGACCATCGCCCAGTGGCGAGCCCTCAAATACCAGGACATGCCCGAGTATGAGAACTTCAAGCAGCTGCTCCAAGCGCCGGTGGACGACGCGCAAGAGATTCTCCAGACGCGCTTCCCCATGCCGCGCTACATCGACACGGAGCACGGCGGATCCCAGGCCCGCTTCCTGCTGTCCAAGGTCAATCCCTCGCAGACGCACAACAACATGTACGCCTACGGGCAG GATGGCGGGGCTCCAGTGCTCACGGATGACGTTTCGCTGCAGCTGTTCATGGAGCACCTCAAGAAGCTGGCTGTGTCCACCACCACATAA
- the LOC6614005 gene encoding mediator of RNA polymerase II transcription subunit 27 produces the protein MHILIGMRNRICDAYSNFDSSLARNWQSPISIGIRKENNLNIRFAGTRIIVMEKLNSTLTAVKNLRSNVRLCFEHLADGTDGEGVEESRNKFVNDFQERFAAINSQLREVEQLINGLPVPPTPYSLGNTAYLAQETSQDRQALYPQLVNSYKWMDKVHDHSFLAFNNLNQNTLRRSYNYCSQKRQRLPFSSFNNDPDHIDKLLSEINTPPHTSYRIFRPFGTNAVTIVTISNVMKAAIVFKGVLIEWVTVKGFDEPLEHDDLWAESRYEVFRKVQDHAHSAMLHFFSPTLPDLAVKSYITWLNSHVKLFLEPCKRCGKFVVNGLPPTWRDLRTLEPFHEDCRNC, from the exons ATGCACATTTTAATAG GAATGCGCAATCGTATATGCGATGCGTACAGTAATTTTGACTCATCACTAGCTCGTAACTGGCAATCTCCCATCTCTATTGGCATACGCAAAGAAAACAACTTAAACATTCGTTTTGCCGGAACGAGAATTATCGTTATGGAAAAGTTAAATTCCACTCTAACTGCCGTCAAAAACCTGCGATCTAACGTAAGGTTGTGCTTCGAGCACCTGGCCGATGGAACCGATGGGGAGGGCGTCGAGGAGAGCCGGAATAAGTTTGTAAATGACTTCCAGGAGAGATTCGCAGCCATCAACTCGCAATTGCG TGAGGTAGAGCAGCTGATCAATGGGCTGCCGGTGCCACCAACACCCTATTCCCTCGGGAACACCGCCTACCTGGCGCAGGAAACTTCCCAGGATCGACAGGCGTTGTACCCTCAGCTGGTGAACAGCTACAAGTGGATGGACAAGGTGCACGACCACAGCTTCCTGGCCTTTAACAATCTCAACCAAAACACACTTAGGCGCTCATACAATTACTGCTCCCAGAAGCGCCAGCGATTGCCTTTCTCGTCCTTCAACAACGATCCAGA CCACATAGATAAGCTCCTGAGTGAGATCAACACCCCTCCGCATACTTCGTACAGAATTTTCCGTCCGTTCGGCACAAACGCTGTCACCATCGTGACAATAAGTAACGTGATGAAGGCGGCTATTGTCTTCAAAGGAGTGCTCATAGAGTGGGTTACGGTTAAGGGATTCGATGAGCCGCTGGAGCATGACGACCTGTGGGCCGAGTCACGTTACGAGGTGTTCCGCAAAGTCCAGGATCACGCTCACTCAGCAATGCTGCATTTCTTTTCGCCGACGCTGCCCGATCTGGCAGTGAAAAGCTATATAACCTGGCTGAACAGCCACGTCAAACTGTTCCTCGAGCCCTGCAAGCGTTGTGGGAAATTCGTGGTTAACGGATTGCCTCCGACCTGGCGGGACCTGCGCACTCTGGAACCCTTCCACGAGGACTGCCGAAATTGCTAA
- the LOC6614004 gene encoding calcineurin B homologous protein 1: MLINDLLKCAFWRDLQKNHSPLCKVHLWSDHRGQFSIFSHPIFGIFPLLRLHYGCTQIGLVVQSKSNGIQCSSAIVESLKRPIDAQHNVTMGNKSSLFLRNEEIAQIQEETGFTPNQIERLYSRFTSLDRNDCGTLSREDLMRIPELAINPLCERIVHSFFAESNDDRVNFRQFMNVLAHFRPLRDNKQSKLNSREEKLKFAFKMYDLDDDGVISRDELLSILHMMVGANISQDQLVSIAERTILEADLCCQGKISFEDFCKALDRTDVDQKMSIRFLN, encoded by the exons ATGCTCATAAATGACCTATTAAAATGTGCATTTTGGAGAGATTTACAGAAGAACCATTCACCGCTTTGCAAAGTCCATCTCTGGAGCGACCATCGCGGGCAGTTCAGTATTTTTTCGCACCCGATTTTCGGCATTTTCCCGTTACTCCGCCTGCATTATGGCTGTACACAAATCGGACTTGTGGTCCAATCCAAATCGAATGGCATTCAATGCTCATCTGCGATTGTTGAAAGTTTAAAGAGACCGATCGACGCACAACACAACGTCACCATGGGCAATAAGTCGTCGCTTTTCCTGCGGAACGAGGAAATCGCGCAAATCCAGGAGGAGACTGGCT TCACCCCCAACCAAATTGAGCGACTTTACTCGCGCTTCACCTCCTTGGATCGCAATGATTGCGGAACCTTGTCCCGGGAGGATCTGATGCGGATACCGGAACTGGCCATTAATCCGCTGTGCGAGCGGATAGTGCACTCCTTCTTCGCTGAGAGCAACGACGATCGGGTGAACTTCCGGCAGTTCATGAACGTCCTGGCCCACTTTCGCCCGCTGAGGGATAACAAGCAGAGCAAGCTCAACAGCCGGGAGGAGAAGCTGAAGTTCGCCTTCAAGATGTACGATCTGGATGACGATGGCGTGATCAGCAGAGACGAGCTGCTGTCCATCCTGCACATGATGGTCGGGGCGAACATTAGCCAGGACCAGTTGGTCAGCATCGCGGAGAGGACGATTCTGGAGGCGGACCTGTGCTGCCAGGGCAAGATCTCGTTCGAGGACTTCTGCAAAGCTCTGGACCGCACCGACGTAGATCAGAAGATGTCCATACGGTTTCTCAACTAG
- the LOC6614006 gene encoding gametogenetin-binding protein 2-like produces MARLTKVYNTDDDDSGFVGRRNLPLVAGDKLMMLMDLNSKGLVIDSPLIRGRDLEEFSRKFKLLTEAERRQSLEIDSASFMEVLNQCVQCVGCRRRVERLFHQLTETGHRTLDPLELRPTATLGIVEEKLKTPQALGTLLYRHHEVLNNLLDNKLRNKTRCVLHSLDAFRAKPFSETWREVWSAMKSNCRNELTIIETKELHDVLENYLKKHKFCSGCRTKIERAYKILIGEISSKEKGYAAQLYAHIRKCVPDQHIHVTTNKMEFLDALIKRAEPEVNGSYSKLRERHAKTLEIAQEEVLTCVGMIMYERLRRIYVSLREEERACQVLAAVGVHALCRSFDTFVEQKQGISNLELLYQEISRAERAKQIKREQKKLKKKKKKDEKKNLLHRQCENTEANESDEEEEELRNEELDLEEESQVQHEELSDPGADDGIVIEAPHPEPEPELTSKPTKSKPKKQSKKKKQKKAASAKMGNQKQMQATAGVQPLDADHDQLDVASCISSSIAKTVGDKCEECLASMPNCPCEQDVRDSGYGSDPHSHAGSRTSSAISSPEGSEVSCSDGLCNHDVHDEDSDDFLFYSHQSQLDHKFSLLQMWDDFDEYDDKDEEIYYIPQEVVTAFKCHREQVQRKREELRAKLRANFERLCVQHGVQTQVQKSKRAPSALVGQ; encoded by the exons ATGGCCAGACTCACAAAGGTCTACAACACGGACGACGACGACTCGGGTTTCGTTGGCCGCAGAAATTTGCCCCTGGTGGCTGGCGATAAGTTAATG ATGCTCATGGACCTGAACAGCAAAGGACTAGTGATCGACAGTCCGCTGATCCGTGGACGTGACCTGGAGGAGTTTTCACGCAAATTCAAACTGCTCACAGAGGCCGAGCGCCGGCAATCGCTGGAGATCGACAGTGCCAGTTTCATGGAAGTCCTCAATCAGTGCGTCCAGTGCGTCGGGTGTCGTAGACGCGTAGAGCGGTTGTTTCATCAACTAACCGAGACGGGGCACCGAACACTTGATCCGCTGGAACTGCGCCCCACTGCCACCCTGGGCATTGTGGAGGAGAAGCTTAAGACCCCGCAGGCCCTTGGAACGCTGCTCTACCGGCACCATGAGGTTCTCAATAACCTGCTGGACAACAAACTGCGGAACAAGACGCGCTGCGTTCTCCATTCGCTGGACGCCTTTCGTGCCAAACCCTTTTCGGAGACCTGGCGAGAGGTGTGGTCCGCCATGAAGAGTAACTGCCGCAACGAGTTAACCATCATCGAGACAAAGGAATTGCACGACGTACTGGAGAACTACCTGAAGAAGCACAAGTTTTGCTCTGGGTGCCGTACAAAG ATTGAGCGCGCCTACAAAATACTCATTGGTGAAATATCGTCCAAGGAGAAGGGCTATGCGGCCCAGTTGTACGCTCATATTCGGAAGTGCGTGCCCGACCAGCACATCCACGTGACGACAAACAAGATGGAGTTCCTGGACGCGCTGATCAAGCGGGCCGAGCCCGAGGTGAACGGTAGCTACTCAAAACTGCGCGAGCGCCACGCTAAGACGCTGGAGATTGCCCAGGAAGAGGTGCTGACCTGCGTGGGCATGATTATGTACGAACGGCTGCGGCGCATCTACGTCAGTCTGCGGGAGGAGGAGCGCGCATGCCAGGTGCTGGCCGCTGTGGGTGTCCACGCCCTTTGCCGCAGCTTTGACACGTTCGTGGAGCAGAAGCAGGGAATCAGCAATCTGGAGCTACTCTACCAGGAGATCAGCCGGGCGGAGAGGGCCAAGCAGATCAAGCGGGAGCAGAAGAAGctcaagaagaagaagaagaaggacgAGAAGAAGAACTTGCTGCACAGGCAATGCGAGAATACCGAGGCCAACGAGtccgacgaggaggaggaggagttgcGGAATGAGGAGCTAGACCTGGAGGAGGAGAGTCAGGTGCAGCATGAGGAACTAAGCGATCCAGGTGCGGACGATGGCATTGTTATAGAGGCACCTCACCCGGAGCCCGAACCCGAGCTAACGTCCAAGCCAACGAAATCGAAACCGAAGAAGCAAtcgaagaaaaagaagcagaaGAAAGCGGCCTCCGCAAAGATGGGTAACCAAAAGCAGATGCAGGCCACGGCTGGGGTCCAGCCGTTGGATGCTGATCACGATCAACTCGACGTGGCCAGTTGCATTTCGTCAAGCATCGCCAAAACTGTTGGTGATAAGTGCGAGGAGTGCCTGGCGTCCATGCCTAACTGCCCGTGCGAGCAGGATGTGCGCGATTCTGGATACGGCAGCGATCCCCATTCGCATGCCGGCTCTCGGACATCTAGTGCGATTTCATCACCAGAAGGCTCGGAAGTGTCCTGCTCGGATGGGCTGTGTAATCACGACGTCCACGACGAGGACTCAGACGACTTTCTCTTCTACAGTCACCAGTCGCAGTTGGATCACAAATTTTCATTGTTGCAGATGTGG GACGACTTCGACGAATACGACGACAAAGACGAGGAGATCTATTACATTCCCCAGGAGGTGGTTACGGCCTTCAAGTGCCACCGGGAGCAAGTGCAGCGAAAGCGAGAGGAGCTCCGCGCAAAGCTGCGTGCCAACTTCGAGCGTCTGTGCGTACAGCACGGCGTTCAGACGCAGGTGCAGAAATCGAAGCGGGCGCCTTCTGCACTGGTTGGCCAATGA